The following proteins are co-located in the Telopea speciosissima isolate NSW1024214 ecotype Mountain lineage chromosome 9, Tspe_v1, whole genome shotgun sequence genome:
- the LOC122640981 gene encoding zinc transporter 1-like isoform X1, producing MVSNMTKLQLYSLNALTILSLLLLLPVLVSCDCKCDAAEDKRHNKAEALKYKIGAIASILIASGIGVCIPILANKFQVFRPENDVFFIIKAFAAGVILSTGFVHILPDGFDKLRSPCLNQNVWKFPFTGFIAMMSAIGTLMVDTFATIFYKRLHFNKAQPVTEDEEKAGEHSDHLHVHTHAINGHSHGSTSVSEGSVRSELIRHRIVSQVLELGIVVHSLIIGVSLGASRNPQTIKPLFVALTFHQFFEGMGLGGCISQARFGSRPVAAMALFFSLTTPVGIILGIGITNTYNENSLKALVIEGVLDSAAAGILIYMALVDLLAADFMNSRMQNNWRLQFGANISLLLGTGCMSILAKWA from the exons ATGGTCTCCAACATGACAAAGCTTCAACTTTATTCACTTAATGCTTTAACAATCTTGTCCCTTCTTCTACTCCTCCCTGTTTTAGTCTCTTGTGACTGTAAATGTGATGCTGCAGAAGACAAGAGACACAATAAGGCTGAGGCTCTTAAATATAAGATTGGAGCCATTGCTTCTATTCTGATTGCCAGTGGGATTGGGGTTTGTATTCCCATCCTTGCAAATAAATTTCAGGTTTTTCGGCCAGAGAATGATGTTTTCTTCATAATCAAAGCTTTTGCAGCGGGTGTGATCCTATCAACCGGTTTCGTACATATATTACCTGATGGATTTGATAAGTTAAGGTCTCCATGCCTTAATCAGAATGTGTGGAAATTCCCATTCACAGGTTTCATTGCAATGATGTCGGCAATTGGGACTTTGATGGTAGACACTTTTGCAACTATTTTCTATAAGAGATTGCACTTTAACAAGGCTCAACCTGTgacagaagatgaagagaaggcTGGAGAACATTCAGATCACCTTCATGTTCATACACATGCCATAAATGGCCATTCACATGGCTCAACCTCGGTTAGTGAAGGTTCAGTTAGATCAGAACTTATTCGCCATCGCATAGTATCACAG GTTTTGGAACTCGGAATTGTGGTTCACTCTCTAATCATAGGGGTTTCACTTGGTGCTTCCAGAAATCCACAGACAATAAAACCTCTGTTTGTAGCCTTGACATTCCACCAGTTCTTTGAAGGCATGGGACTTGGTGGGTGCATCTCTCAG GCAAGATTCGGAAGTCGACCTGTGGCAGCAATGGCACTCTTTTTCTCCCTTACTACCCCAGTTGGAATTATCTTGGGGATTGGAATAACAAATACTTACAATGAGAACAGCCTAAAAGCTCTTGTCATTGAAGGTGTTCTTGATTCTGCTGCAGCTGGGATTTTGATTTATATGGCGCTCGTAGATCTATTAGCAGCTGATTTTATGAACTCTAGGATGCAAAACAATTGGAGGCTTCAGTTTGGAGCAAATATCTCACTTCTTCTTGGGACTGGTTGTATGTCCATCTTGGCCAAATGGGCTTAA
- the LOC122640981 gene encoding zinc transporter 5-like isoform X2 — MVSNMTKLQLYSLNALTILSLLLLLPVLVSCDCKCDAAEDKRHNKAEALKYKIGAIASILIASGIGVCIPILANKFQVFRPENDVFFIIKAFAAGVILSTGFVHILPDGFDKLRSPCLNQNVWKFPFTGFIAMMSAIGTLMVDTFATIFYKRLHFNKAQPVTEDEEKAGEHSDHLHVHTHAINGHSHGSTSVSEGSVRSELIRHRIVSQARFGSRPVAAMALFFSLTTPVGIILGIGITNTYNENSLKALVIEGVLDSAAAGILIYMALVDLLAADFMNSRMQNNWRLQFGANISLLLGTGCMSILAKWA, encoded by the exons ATGGTCTCCAACATGACAAAGCTTCAACTTTATTCACTTAATGCTTTAACAATCTTGTCCCTTCTTCTACTCCTCCCTGTTTTAGTCTCTTGTGACTGTAAATGTGATGCTGCAGAAGACAAGAGACACAATAAGGCTGAGGCTCTTAAATATAAGATTGGAGCCATTGCTTCTATTCTGATTGCCAGTGGGATTGGGGTTTGTATTCCCATCCTTGCAAATAAATTTCAGGTTTTTCGGCCAGAGAATGATGTTTTCTTCATAATCAAAGCTTTTGCAGCGGGTGTGATCCTATCAACCGGTTTCGTACATATATTACCTGATGGATTTGATAAGTTAAGGTCTCCATGCCTTAATCAGAATGTGTGGAAATTCCCATTCACAGGTTTCATTGCAATGATGTCGGCAATTGGGACTTTGATGGTAGACACTTTTGCAACTATTTTCTATAAGAGATTGCACTTTAACAAGGCTCAACCTGTgacagaagatgaagagaaggcTGGAGAACATTCAGATCACCTTCATGTTCATACACATGCCATAAATGGCCATTCACATGGCTCAACCTCGGTTAGTGAAGGTTCAGTTAGATCAGAACTTATTCGCCATCGCATAGTATCACAG GCAAGATTCGGAAGTCGACCTGTGGCAGCAATGGCACTCTTTTTCTCCCTTACTACCCCAGTTGGAATTATCTTGGGGATTGGAATAACAAATACTTACAATGAGAACAGCCTAAAAGCTCTTGTCATTGAAGGTGTTCTTGATTCTGCTGCAGCTGGGATTTTGATTTATATGGCGCTCGTAGATCTATTAGCAGCTGATTTTATGAACTCTAGGATGCAAAACAATTGGAGGCTTCAGTTTGGAGCAAATATCTCACTTCTTCTTGGGACTGGTTGTATGTCCATCTTGGCCAAATGGGCTTAA